The DNA segment GACGAGGTGGATGGTGCCGCGCATCAACGCGATCCGCACGGCGGCGCGGCTCGTGAGCAGATCGGCCAGGTCCTCGTGCCGGAAGTCCACCAGACGGTTCCACAGGCCGACGTAGGGTGAGAGAGGAGCCTGCGACTGCATGCCCACCAGATGCTCGATCGCGGCGATGGCCTTCGCGTCCTGGCGGCGCAGCAGCATCTGGCGGTCGAGCAGGGCGCGGTTGAGCTCGCGGCGGGTCAGCACGCCGCAAACATAGCGCTCGGCACCGACAGAACCGGGGGGTGCCGCTGATGATCACTATTGACGTCCCGCTGTGGTCCGCACGGCTGCGCGCGCTGCGCCGCGGCCGGCTGTGGAGCCGCCGCGATCTGGGACGACGGCTGACCGAAGCCGCCGGGGAGGCCGAACCCCGGCTGCCCGCGGACGCGGTCCGCACGTGGGAGGAGGGGGAGCGGCGGCCGGACGCCCGCCATGCGGAGCTGCTGTGCCGGGTGTTCGGCGTGGACGAGGCGGCCCTGTTCGTCGGCGCGTCCTCGGGCACGACCCGGTGGCACCACGTCACCGGCATTCCGCTGCTGCCCGGGCTCTTCCCCGAAGAGGAGGAGGAACGCGTCGGGCGGGCCGTCGAGCGGCCGTCCCGCGCCGACGCCGGCACGGTCCGCTACTTCGAGACCCTGACCGGCGCCTGCGTCGCGCCGGACGGCAGGCCCGCCGACCTCGCCGCCGCGCTGGGGCCGGTCTTCGCGGGGGTCGAGGCGTTCCGCGGGGACGCCGCGCCGCGCGTACGGCGGGCGCTGCAGACGCTCGCGACGCGGGACGCGGAGCTGATCAGCCGCATGGAGCACGAGGCGGGCGACGCGCCCGGCGCGCGGGCCTGGTCGGACCGCGCGATCCGCGAGGCGCGCGAGACCGGCGACACCCTCACCGAGGTCCTGGCGCTGGTCCAGCGGGCCGAGCTGATCGACGCCGCGGAGCCGGGCGAGATCGTCGAGGCGGCCGTGGCCGCACGTGCGCGTACGGGCGTCCCGGCCGAGGTGGGGACGCTGTCCCGGCGGCAGGAGGCCCGCGCGCACGCGCTGACGGGTGAGGTGGAGCTGTGCCACCGCTGCCTGGAGGAGTGCCTCGAGGAGCGCCTGCAGGAGCGCTTGGAGGAGCCGGGCGAGACGCGGACGGAGCTGTGCGCGGGCTGCCTGGTCGACCTCGGCCGGCCGGGCGGCGCGATCGAGCTGCTGGAGGGGGAGCCCGCGCCGGCCGCACCGGCCTACCTCGCGGCGTACGTGCTGGCCCGCCAGGCGCACGCGTACGCGCAGGCGCACGAGCGGGAACAGGCGGCCGACCTCGCGCGACGGTCCCTCGCCCTGGCCCGCCGCGCGGGGGCCGCCCGCGCGCTGCGCGAACTGGCCCGTGTGCACCTGCCGCCGCCCGCGGGGACGCGCAGGCGCGTACTCGTGTGAGGACACCTCGCTGTTAGGTTGTGGGCGTTTCGCCTGAATCCTGTGAAGGGACGCCCATGCCGGCCGGATCCTCGCTGCCGCCTTCCCTGCTCCGGGCGCTGGCCCGTCCGGTTCCGCCGGGGAGCCTGGCCGACGTCGAGCACGTCGTCTTCGTCATGCTGGAGAACCGCTCGTTCGACCACTATTTCGGCCGGATGCGCGGGGTGCGGGGATTCGGGGACCGCAACGCCGTGTCCACCCGGGCCTGGCGGCCGATCTTCGAGCAGGACGGCGTGCTGCCCTTCTCCGTGCGGGAGGCGGCCGAGCGGGCCGGGGCGGACCCGATGCTGCTGGACACGCACGACCACACGTGGCTCGGCACCCAGAACGCCTGGGCCATGGGCTGGAACGACGCCTGGGTGCCCAACAAAGGGCCCGGCTCGATGGCCTACTACGACCGGCTCGACCTGCCCTTCCACTACGAGCTGGCCGACACGTTCACGATCTGCGACGCCTACCACTGCTCGCTGCTGACCTCGACCACGCCCAACCGCAACTACCACATGACGGGTCACACAGGGTACGAGCCGGGCACCCGGCAGCGCGCGCTGGACAACGTCGCGTCCGAGGGGGCGGAGGGGCATCCGGGCTACGACTGGGTCACCGTGCCCGAGCTGCTGACGCGGGCCGGGCACACCTGGCAGGTGTACCAGGAGTGGGACAACTACGAGTGCAACAACCTCGAGTTCTTCCGGCCGTTCATGGCCGTGACGGACCGCATCGGGCTGGGGAGCATGCGCTCCTTCTACGAGAAGGTCCGGGCGGCGGAGGACCCGGCGCCGTTGCTCGCGGAGCTGGACCGGCGGGTGGCCGCCCTGGAGCCCGCCGACCGCGACCTCTACGACCGGGCGCTGCGCCGCGCCCCCGCGGGCGGCCTCGGGGAGTGGTTCGCCGCCGACGTGGCCGCCGGACGCCTGCCCGCGGTGTCGTACGTCGTGCCCTCGCTGGCCGACTCCGAGCACCCCGAGGGGTCGTCGCCCGTGGAGGGCGGGCAGATCCTCTACCGGCTGCTCGACGCGCTGGGGTCGCATCCCGAGGTCTGGGCGCGGACCGCCCTGTTCGTCACCTACGACGAGAACGACGGCTTCTTCGACCACGTGCCGCCGCCGGTCCCGCCCGACGGCACCCCGGACGAGTTCGTCGGGGGGCGGCCGTTGGGCCTCGGCATCCGCGTTCCCATGATCGTCGTGTCGCCGTGGAGCGTGGGCGGCCACGTCTGCTCGGAGACGTTCGACCACACCTCGACCGTGCGGTTCCTGGAGCGCCGCTTCGGGATCGCGGCTCCGATCGGGGAGTGGCGGCGCCGGGTGGCGGGCGACCTCACCTCGGCGTTCGACTTCGCCACGCCGGCGGCTCCGCCTCCCGTTGCGGCCGTCGCCGCGCCGCGCCCGGTTCCGGCGGGGGACCGATGGTATCCCCGGGTCCCCGACGAGCAGCGGATGCCGGTCCAGGAGCCGGGGGTCAAGCCCGCCCGCGCGCTGCCGTACCAGCCGGACGCCGAGGCCGTCGTACGCGGGCGGTCCGTGGAGATCACGCTGCGCAACTCCGGGACGGCCTCCGCCCACTTCATCCTGTACGGCCACCTGGGCGAGCTGGCCAAGCCGGCGCACTTCGACGTGCTCGGCACGGCGGAGGAGGTGGTCTACTTCCCCGGCCCGGCCTACGACCTGCTGGTCGTCGGGCCGAACGGGTTCCGCCGGGAGTTCCGCGGCGGGACGGCCGACCCGGTGGAGGTGACCGGCGCGATCGACGCCGCCGCCCGCGCCGTGTCGCTCACGGTGACGAACCGGAGCGGGATCCCCGCCGAGGTGTCGTTCACCCCGCTGGCCTACGGCGGAGCGGCGCGTACGGTCCCGATCGCGGCGGGGGACACGGTGCACGTGGAGTGGCCCGCGCCGACGGGGTGGTACGACCTGACGGTCGGCGTGACCGGGCACGATCGGTTCGCCCGGCGGCTGATGGGACACATCGAGAACGGCCGCCCGGGCGTCACGGGATGACGCCCGGGCGGGAAGCGCGGGTCAGGCGCGGATGAGCGGCGTGTCCACGAGGTGCTCGGCGAGGAACCACGCCTGCAGCTCGCCCGTCCGGATGACCTCGGAGACGAGCAGGTCGTTGGTGCCGTCGTCGCCCATCTCGGCCGCACGGGAGGCGGCGTCGTGCGCCGCGACCAGGATCGTCTCGTGCGCCTCCAGGAGCCGGGAGAGCATGGCGGGCACCTCCTCCACGCCGTCCGGCGGCCGCGGGATCACGGTCATCTCCGCCACCTGACGCGGATCGCCGACCGCGACGCCGCCGAGCGTCTGGATGCGTTCGGCGATCGCGTCGATGATCGGCAGCTGCTCGCCCGCGTGCTTGTCGAGGAGCAGGTGCAGCTGGTAGAAGGTCGGCCCCCGCATGAGCCAGTGGTGCTTCTTGTACAGGTTGTAGAGGATCTGCGTGTCG comes from the Microbispora sp. ZYX-F-249 genome and includes:
- a CDS encoding phosphocholine-specific phospholipase C — its product is MPAGSSLPPSLLRALARPVPPGSLADVEHVVFVMLENRSFDHYFGRMRGVRGFGDRNAVSTRAWRPIFEQDGVLPFSVREAAERAGADPMLLDTHDHTWLGTQNAWAMGWNDAWVPNKGPGSMAYYDRLDLPFHYELADTFTICDAYHCSLLTSTTPNRNYHMTGHTGYEPGTRQRALDNVASEGAEGHPGYDWVTVPELLTRAGHTWQVYQEWDNYECNNLEFFRPFMAVTDRIGLGSMRSFYEKVRAAEDPAPLLAELDRRVAALEPADRDLYDRALRRAPAGGLGEWFAADVAAGRLPAVSYVVPSLADSEHPEGSSPVEGGQILYRLLDALGSHPEVWARTALFVTYDENDGFFDHVPPPVPPDGTPDEFVGGRPLGLGIRVPMIVVSPWSVGGHVCSETFDHTSTVRFLERRFGIAAPIGEWRRRVAGDLTSAFDFATPAAPPPVAAVAAPRPVPAGDRWYPRVPDEQRMPVQEPGVKPARALPYQPDAEAVVRGRSVEITLRNSGTASAHFILYGHLGELAKPAHFDVLGTAEEVVYFPGPAYDLLVVGPNGFRREFRGGTADPVEVTGAIDAAARAVSLTVTNRSGIPAEVSFTPLAYGGAARTVPIAAGDTVHVEWPAPTGWYDLTVGVTGHDRFARRLMGHIENGRPGVTG
- a CDS encoding Dps family protein; its protein translation is MRESSQPWLHQRGTEIQAFGTVRDFPVGMPRETREYSCQRLNQILADTQILYNLYKKHHWLMRGPTFYQLHLLLDKHAGEQLPIIDAIAERIQTLGGVAVGDPRQVAEMTVIPRPPDGVEEVPAMLSRLLEAHETILVAAHDAASRAAEMGDDGTNDLLVSEVIRTGELQAWFLAEHLVDTPLIRA